DNA sequence from the Nicotiana tomentosiformis chromosome 3, ASM39032v3, whole genome shotgun sequence genome:
acttttgttttagtctaaaagcattgaattgtgttcccagaACTAATGAGAAGTGCAAatttgcaggaatgttggaagttggactcccgagatgaaatctgacTAAAAAAGAGTAGTCCGAGCTCAAGTCAAATAGGGTATATAAGCATACAAAGTGCGGTCCACAAAAAGAAATTGCGGTTGCAAAAGAaattgcggtccgcataattccaTCTGCGGTCGCAGACAATGAAGGAAATCCTAGCAGACTTTCTAGCAAACTACGAACCGTACATGAATTGTGCTGCCGCAAAAGAAGAGCTTGAGATCAAATTCAGAGAATGTGCAAATCTCATCCTTCAGAATTGCGAagcgcacaagaattgtgcggccgcagaagaccaGGTTGCGGACGCAATGCTAAATATGCGAACCACAAAAATATTGTCTCGCAGTCGCAGTTCAGAATTATGAGGTCACAGAACCCCACCTCCTGCAAGATGAAgatttttgcggaccgcacatggaattgtgtggccaCATAACCTCCTGAAGGGAATTTTTGTCTGaaattttcagccttgtataaatagatgagtttcataaaattaggtcaacttttgacatcagcaagtcttgtagccatttttctttgcctctttggaagttttctatatcttggagtattttactatagattttatcattttaactttacaatatgagtttaattagtatttcttcttctatttcttcaatttcaagcatgagtagcaaGATTTTAACTAgtgttgtgacccaaccctagtatgtaaaccttaagggtatctaatttagtgcttgtttatgattgtgtgtttgttatttagccttgttcatgctttaatttatgAAATTAATGGtcgcaaatattagttcatgcctaattgacttagtctctacttgagaaagagagacttagtctaggaaatcttagctaataagaaattgggtcaatcgagagattgattaacctaatcaaaagggttcaacctagagatagtaataacccgactcgagcttttatcaaccgttttgtgtgatacccatttggacttgagaaagccaaattgggcgaaaccactctctgaccgagaggtattgagtgggtaattgggagttgatagctataatacactccAAACaccaaaacaagcattaaggtttttatcccattaggcgaacacctaggtgaaggtcatagccctagaccttttacaaacttgaaaaataacaaaaataattaaccTAGTCTTATTTCTTTACTTTGCAATCCTTAGTTTTAAAatagaaacaacaacaaaaccattttgtggaagtgcaaattaagatagttcaaattcacgcattagaatatatactcctaactcccatctagctccatgtggattcgatcccgactcttcaTTGGATTAATATAATTGCAATTGATTGTGTCATACTTTGTTTTGAGGTATGCATTGTGCGCGATAGGTCAGGAAGCTCGGCACGAGGGATTGTGCGGAGTTGACAAACGCACCTTGACGGAGGCAAGACGCATTTCACATGGACATACGAGATGTCATGACAATGGAAAGGCAAAACCATGTTAAAGCAGGGGCAAATGCAAGGCAAGGCAAGACAAGAAATGACAAGGGCATGGGCAGATTTGATCAAGTTGGGGGCGACTTGACATAAGTGGGTTGCTGAGGCAACGAACGTGTGCGGCTAAGTCAATGGGCGACAAGCTGTGATCATGACATTGGAGCGGAGCAGTGTCAAAGGGCAAGGCTAGGCGCAATGCCAACCTTGGGCGTGCAGCAGCTGGCCAAAACAAGCACATGCAGTGCACATGATAGGGCAGTTGAGCGGTTACAATTGCCCCATCCAAACATGACTCATCATGGGGCTAAGTGGAGGCACGTTTTTAGATCATGGCTGATTGTGTGACTTAGTGGTATACATTTTTAGCATGTTCTCCATGTTTGCCCATCAGTTGGGGCTTGTCAATTGATTGCTTTAAATGCTGCCAAGTGTAATTGGGTAGCCTGCACTATAAATATCTGCATAAGGCTGTCCCAAAGGGGCAGAACTTAGTCTTGTGGCAAAGTGTTAGCCAAAAACATCTAAGTGTAATTCCTAAGGGTGAAAAATTTATTTTGGGGTAGGGGACTAGGGAGTTCTTTGTTCTTGGCCATAGGGTTGGCTTCTTTGTATACTAGTATTCACATATTAATACGAGTTGGGAAGAAATTCCTGTAAATTTCGTGTGTGCCTTTACTTTTCTTGTTGCCTTAATTTTTCTAAGTCCCAAACGTCCCTAAAATAATTCTAAAGTGTTGGAAAGGCTGAAGTCAATGCTGGGCTTGACTGACGCACGGTGGTGAAGCTCGGGCAGAATCCGAGTGACATAAATCACCCTTGTGACAATAGCCATGTTAGGGCTAAAACATTGTTATTCACAATCACTTAAAGTTGACAACACAACTACTGGTTGCCGGTTGCACCACTAATCTCCAATTTCTTAAAATACCTTATATTATTCTTGACATCATTTTCTTAACTACTAGGACAATTGTGTTACTCTTGTGCCTGCTTACTTGCATTATTGTGTTCCCCTCTAACCCGAATTTCGTACCTAAATTCGTCGTTTGGCTACAGGGATTAGGAGTTATCTCAGAATAAAATTTGGGAATAAATTTGTTCAATATCCGtttgtttttggtaccaaaaatatctcTGTCATTTATATTTTAGACAACAAATGCCCTTAAACTGTTAGTCTTGTCATTGAATGTGACATGACAGTCCAACTAGGTTAGATTTGTttacatgaccatccatctaAGCAATCCaacatggcaaaattattttttcggaaaaattattttttcaaaaatatttttaaaataaaaaatcaacacttattccgaaaaaagtaaaaaaaattctagaaaaattattttccgaaataaataatttttccgggaatattttacttttttcggaaatAGTGTTGCTTTTGTGGTCCAAATGCACTTAAACCgttatatattttttcggaaaaattatttattttggaattttttattaaaatacaaaatcaacacatattccgaaaaaagtaaaaaaaaattttcgaaaaataatttttccgaaattatttttatttttttcggaataagtgttgattttgtactttttttaaaaatccgaaaaattattttttcggaaaatattttatccggaaaattatttttttggaaaattatttttccagatttgtttttatttttttcggaataagtgttgattttgtatttttaaaaaaaattcggaaaaataattttacgaaaaaataattttgccatgttggattgcttaggtggatggccatgtaagcaaatctaacccagTTGGATTGCCATGTCATATTCAATGACAAGACTAGCAGTTTAAGGGCATTTGTTGTCCAAAATATAAACGACAGAGATATTTTTGGTACAAAAAACAAACGGAatgcatttttgagctatttcagatagttcaagggcatttttggcccttttccgttgATTGTGAGTATTtgttaaaataaagataaaatttaTATCAAAATCATAGATTTATCTAATATCATATAGAGTATGAGATTATTTATcgtgattatatatatatatatatatatatatatatatatatatatatattattttataatcaGAATTTGAACCAAACCGACCCCACTTACCCAAGATCTACGCAGCTTCACTTTTCACGTGTCATTTCCATATAGGTCCGTACAATCCCCACTTTTGAGTCATCGCGGGAAATCTTTGCCCTTTTCTTAAAGGCGCTTCAATTTCATTATTATAGACACTTTTCAAGTCCCCGCCTGCACCCCTAAAATGTAGAAAATCCTCTCGTCCCGCTAAAATGTACCCCTAATGGCGACGTGTCCCGCCACTCCTTAATTACTTTACTACTCCCCTAAGCATTAAGCAAAGGCGTTATCCTACACCCAGGTGCATGTTAGTCTAAATTTTGCCCCTTATAGCCATATTAATGGCAATTTCAATCTTCCATTAAAATCGAAGTTAAGAGGTTGGCTTTGGATTCAATGGTGTATCAAGCTAGAACAAGGAAACGGGTCCACGGTATCCAAATACGTCGTGGTCCCGACGGCAGTGCCTTTCAAAAAtggtaccccccccccccccccttttcttTGCTTCCCCCACTTTAATTTACTCCGACTGCTAATCTATGTGGGGTTCTTAAATATGTATCTATTAATGCGAGTATATTTATATCGCAGTGAAATATGTGGCATTTCAGTGGCTGTCGCATTGGCTGACATGCACGAATGTGAACCCAGAAAGGATGTTAAGAAATTGAAATGCCAACCCAGGAGAGCAATCGTTGTTAAGGAGCAGAGGCCCATTGACCAACCCAAATCAGCTTTTCGAGTTTTCATGTAAGTTTGCTCTTATTCCTCTGTTTAGTAACTCTCAATCGTATTTATGAGTTTTGCTATGCCTATTTAAACATACTCAATGTGTGTGCCAAATCTTACATTAAAAACCGTATTACCTATTGGGagatatttcatattaataaaaTCATGGTCTTAAGTGGTCATGGACTCATTTTGCGAAGCGAGTAATTTCGCTAAAGGTGCTCAAAATTCAAGCAGTGATATTTGACTTATATTTACAATATAATTCTCTGGTTAATGGTGTTTAGCTAACCACCCTTCGCTAGTTGTAGCTCTTCCGTTGCATGACCTCATGGGTTTGGTATTGCAGGGAGGAATTTGTGAAGACAAACATGGACGGGAATGAGTTAGAAGTGGATAAGAAAGGTTTTGAGACATGGAAAAATATGACACGTGAGGTAGTTTATTTAGTACTTCTAGCCGTTTCTGTTTGCGCTTTTGGCTATATTCTTTAATCACACATCGCTAGCTAATCATGGTTCATCATCATTTGTTCATTGAAGTGTTTACTTATGTGGTTGACAAACTCCATTATTTATTTCAGGAGAGGTTCTTGTACTTCATGAAAGCCGATAAAATTAATCTTGCATACTTGAAGCTTTTGCGCAGAGAGGAGAATGATATGCAATGGAGGGTAATCAGCATTTTACATTTCTTTGTAATGCTGCTATTGCATATTCCTTGGATGATCATTGTTTGCCACTTTACATATTGTGCTCCTAAATGCACTCCTCAAAAAAAAATAGTGTGCTCCTAAATGCACTCTGCTGGCTAGTGAtgcatttttaaataaaaatatggcCTTGTTTGTATAGTATGGCATCCATTCTTGAATTTTCCTATGTCCTTcgaaaattcccaaatttcagcCTTGATTGAATTtcttatgtttttttttaaacTGAAAATTCTCTCTTTTAGGAAGTTGCACGCTTATTGCTTCAGGGAATGCAAACATGATAAAATTACATTTTTTCTTATCCAGTAATTTCTAGGAGAGGACATTGATTTCTACTTGACATTAGATAAACAATCGAATCACGTCAATGATAAAAATAGTTCATATTCCAAAATTGTGTTCATCCTCCCCATTATCTGCAATTTTATTAGTCTCTCGAGCAAACATACTAGTATCTCTTACGAATGCACATTTGCCTAAGATCATGATCTAATTGAACATATCTGCCTCTAGCTTTCCAACTAGAAACTCGATTACTGTGTATTATAACTGCTGAAGACATCTGGAGGCTTAATGTACTTCAACTGTGGAAGTTTTACATCGAGAGCTCATCATGCtcttttatgtatttagtttctcTCTCTACATTATTTCCTTATAATTCTTTGAAAAGCTTGATACTATGATCTGCTTAATAAGTActaataatttccttaaggataATGCTTTTGGTTTCTTCGATCTTTCTGATTTCTCATTAAGATGCTTAACTTTGAAATATAAGTTTCTGGATACTGTAAATGACATTAACATCCTATGTCTCCTGAATCTATCAGGATATTCTTATGGCTTTAATTTTTGGAAGGTTTCTTCTCTGACATGCTCGATGAATAATAAGTTAGTTCGTCTGCGATAGTGCATTTGGTCCCTCTTATCTTTTGCATTCCTCAATTAGATTTTTAACTTTCAAGTACAACTTTTAGAATACTGTAAATGATGTTTGCATCTATAGGCGGACGACGAGGCGGATTCAGCTGAAGTTGGCAAGTACGATTGGGTACGTTCCTTTGCCTCTAGTTTCCTCTAGAATTTTGGTTTTAGCTGATTTCTTTTCCATATTGAATCACAATAGCGATGCACACATTGCTGACTTGTTGTCTTCTTGTTAGCAGAATTATGAATATTATGATTATGATTCTGAATCTTCTGGGGATTTGATTCTGGCTTGAGACAAGGAAGAGCTTTGACAACACTAAAGGGTAGCGATTCTATTTCTCACTTATTTTTGTTTGCTTGTATTTGAATTTAGAGTATGTAGTAATGCTGTAATGGGCTCCTAATACCACAATGCAACTCTTCTCTTTTCTTCCATGAAACAGGACGGTTTGTTTCCATGGACAGCTGGTATAATATCTTGAGGATTGAACATCATTTTGAGGGCTCCATGCTTTGAATTGGTGGAGCCTTTATGTCAATGGCTGGCATCTGTTTTTGTGCAGAAGCCTTGCCCATTCCTACCTTATTGGAGGCAAGTCAGGTGGATTGTCTATTTGTTACTATAGGAGTTAGGATATTGAACATTGATACATTTTCTCAGACAATCACCAGTGATACATATCTTGAGATCAGCCAGGAGCCTTGTATAGGATGTTTTTTTGGTAAAGGTTTGCGTTTGATTTGTAGGCTTCCTCCTGGAATAGGGCCTATGTGTACAGTCTATTATGAAATGTGCATGTTCattgaattatttatatttgaatGTGACAGTGGATGATCATTCTCTTCCCAATAGGAAATATTGAAAACACCTTAATACTACCAAATTGAAGTGGTGCTTTCGTTGCTTAAAGCGATGAAGCGCgctggggtggggtggggtggggtgggggtagGGGGTTACACTTCACGGATGAAGCCAGAGAAGTGTGCTTTTGCTGTCGATTCTTTGAATCTCAACTTTGAACAATTGGACTAATATCAGCATTACTGTATATTAGATGCTGAAATTAGTTATTTTAGTTACAATTTTATTATTATAGTACTAAACTCATATATAACTAGATTTGGTATAGCACATGTGGCAACTTCCTTTCTTCATAATAAGAAAGATGTGCCTTCATcttttgaagtttaatttgtagaTTAATATTTGAGAGTTGGCATTTGTGTAAAGATTGATTTCAGAATTGGTATAAAGCATTTCAAGTTGCCAAAGGAAGTACAGATGGTACCAAAAGTTGCTAACATTTTTATTCCTGAACGTCGATTTACTATATCCTGAAAATCTTAAAGTGATACCAGTATTAAGATTGGGTCCATTGGAAGTAACAACCACTATCTATGTATTTGTTatgatataatttttttttccatGTAAAGCATTTCATTTTTTCTTGTGCTAAGGTATGTAAGTTATAGTTATACTAGGAGGTGGTGAATGGGGCAATGAGTGGTGTTTTGGGAATAATTTGAAACATTAAAAGATTGATAATAATGTTTGGGCTAGTCGAATGGTATGAAACTGAGTAATCAATTTATGTTTTGCacaaaacagaaaaagaaaaaaaaaggttctGTCTACTAATAACTATATCTTTTGTCATCGGTTATAAAGAAAACTCTTCTGTGAGGAAAACACTTTCAAATAATCAAATATTTAAACTAATTTCATAAAGATATTTTCGAAAAATAATCTTTTCACTTATTTAAAAACACCTCTAGTAAACTCAAACGGTCACAAAGCGATACCAAAAGGACTTCTTTTGGCAAAATACAAAAGCAAGATGCTTAATTCCGTCTATGTGAGCTTGTTTACATTGTTGGTTTGAAGTCCGAATAAAAGAGATCATAGATTGACAATCCATATAAAATTAGCCAATTTATTAATCCTCATAATACACGTATTAATGGAAAGTGCTCATCCAAAACTTATTTCGGATTAAGcgtaaatttttattatttatgatCATAAAATGAAATCAGGACGCCTACGGTATAAAGATGAAAAAGAAAATGGTAATTTATGGAAAACCATCTAAGAGGCCATGTATTCGAGGCCATAACCATCAATGGCCCATACCATTTGAAAACAAATTAAATGGATAAGTAAAGGTAGGCCCAACCTTGAGCTGCGGAGAAACGAccatctcctcctcctcctcctctcgTTTTAATCTCAAAAGCTTCTCTCTCAATTTAATTACCCGTACTAAAAATGGAAGGTACTCTTAGCTTCAGGAGTTGCTCTCAGGCTCAGCTCCCCTTACAACCAACTTCTTTCCCTCCTCAATTCCCCAACAAGTTCCAATTCTTGGTTCGCTCTTGCTATTTTCCTCTTATAttagttttttccttttttttattccAATTTTATTAATTGAGATTTTGTATGCAGAGAGTGCAGAAAACGAAGCCTTTGAGCTCGCCGCAGTGTTATCAGAGCCGTCGTTTGGTGATTAGGAAGGCGTTGGGGACGGGCGATAATGGGCACTTTGAAGATTTTCCAGTTACACATAACAAGATTTTTATGGAAGAGGTAGGTATTTTGCCTTTACTAGCTtctttttaaacttatttcatcTATATTGCTGACAGAGGCTGAGCTAGAATTTGAACCTTATCGGAGATTATAAttcttttaagttactgggtcctaatttaataatttgtacataatcattggatttcttaatacaaatacgTAGTTTGAACAAAAGTTACTGGGTTAAGCCGAACCCGCAACCTGTTCCGCCCCTTTGCACCTAGCCACCTATATTTTCCGGCCGTTTCCTCTTAGGTTGAGGCTCATAGCTTAAGAATAATATTATGGTTTATCTTCTTCATTTATATTCCTgtctttgaattttttttcatCCCATTTCTCTGTTCCAAAACGAAATGACGGGTTCAAAATACAAGAGTCAAAACATCTAATATTTcgtttaaaataattatttaattcatATCTAGAAACTACACAAAATGTTCCCAAGAGGATCTTTGAATGGTTGAGGCATAGGAGTAATAATTAGGAGGTCTCGCGTTTGGGTGCTATTTATACCACTTAGTGACAATCCATTTGCTTTAGTCTTGTTGGTCAGAGACTCGGAGTTACTTGGTAGCTTTGGTCATGGGCAGTGGCGGAGCCAACAATATATGCTAGGAGATTCAAAAAGAAATACTACTAGTATGTTCCAGTTTGGATTTGAACCTATGACCTAGAGCAATTTTTGAACCCCTTTGCCACTATACAGGAATCTTCTCTTATGTTAAGGGGATTCAACAGTTTATATATG
Encoded proteins:
- the LOC104104305 gene encoding high mobility group B protein 7 isoform X2, with product MVYQARTRKRVHGIQIRRGPDGSAFQKCEICGISVAVALADMHECEPRKDVKKLKCQPRRAIVVKEQRPIDQPKSAFRVFMEEFVKTNMDGNELEVDKKGFETWKNMTREERFLYFMKADKINLAYLKLLRREENDMQWRADDEADSAEVGKYDWNYEYYDYDSESSGDLILA
- the LOC104104305 gene encoding high mobility group B protein 7 isoform X1, whose protein sequence is MVYQARTRKRVHGIQIRRGPDGSAFQKCEICGISVAVALADMHECEPRKDVKKLKCQPRRAIVVKEQRPIDQPKSAFRVFMEEFVKTNMDGNELEVDKKGFETWKNMTREERFLYFMKADKINLAYLKLLRREENDMQWRADDEADSAEVGKYDWQNYEYYDYDSESSGDLILA